From Arachis hypogaea cultivar Tifrunner chromosome 3, arahy.Tifrunner.gnm2.J5K5, whole genome shotgun sequence:
TCGATAGAAACCAACACAACATAAAGATATCACACATGTGCATCAAGTCAAATACCTCTGTCACTGTCTTCACTCTGCTCCGGTTGAACACCTGCCTGACGGAACGAAAATTTGTGCTTGACCTCTAAAACATCGACCCTGTGTGCCAGGTcttgccactttgagcttttcACCATCATTTCGTTTGCTTTGTCATACAGTAGGCGAACGGTCGCTTCAGATTGTTGCTGTGCCCTGCGCAGCAACTTTTCCTCTCGACGTCGtgccttctcctcttcctccagttGATCATCCTTTTCCCTCAACTTGATCATTAACTTTAACCTCTCGGCACTGACGTTCAAGAGTTCATCTGAGATCTTTTCAAGCCTAGCCTCCCAAATCTCCTCCCTCCTGACAAGTGCGGCCTCAACGAGGTCACAATCTGCGGACTTTTCATCTGTACGGACGATGTCGATCAGAGAAGCGATCGATTGTTCCATGAGGTCGTAGGGACTAACGGCGTGGTTGGTGAAAAACTCCTGCGACATTTTCTCATAAGTTTACAGTGGAGAGAGAAATGGAGGATGGCAGAAATAAGGATGGGGATAAGGCTAGACAGAGAGGTGAGAGAAGAAGTTACGGCAGAGAAGAACTGGGAAAGAAGCGTTAGGAGGGATAGGGTTTGTCATTAATGGGCACGTATACATATATAGTGTAAAGTGGGAAGCTGCTTCGAATACTTTTTTGTagaaaatgagtaattaatgTACTTCGTTTAtttttgggaaaataaacaatTTATATTTAAACTAGTTCGATGGAAGATAAaaaaggaagagataaaaatttaattagatattagctTAAATTAACCTTTCGCATTAATATggtattaattttctttttaaaattatttttcaatgctCGGCTTTAAAAATTATGTTTACGATCTCTTCGATTCCCGTGCCAAGCCCACAAACGAAGCATCAGTTACAATGGGCGTAAATGAAGGCGTATGTGGCACAGTATCTGACATATCTGGTAAGGCATTTTGCAGTATATAAGTTCCCTCCCCAGCGTTCCTTCATCGCGTCTGGTCTTCCATACTAACTACGGTCCTCCTGTAACCTTCCCCTCCCTCTGTccaacaattttaaattaaataggaTGAAATTGGGTGCAACCTCCGACAAATGCAGAAGGGAAAAGAAGGCCGGATATGGGAGAAGGAAAGGGAAAGGAGTGCCCCCACGCGACTGTCCGCTCAATCTTCAGCCTCGTAAAATATGGGTGAGAATTGCAGCAAGGGTTGCGTCGGCCTCGATCCAGGATATGTTTAACATGCAGGCGACCTACAAGGTGTTTTTGGACGTAGCCCGTTCATCTGCGGTGTACAAGGTGGCCTCCATGGTGGAGCTACCCGTCGCATTCGGTTATGACGATGATGACCGTCCTGAGGATGGGttctgatgcaccactattttgtggtacatcttgtgcttaattgagtagattttatccactaatctcacacttattcatactatttgcatgtttttacattttcctttcctaactttgtgctatgattgagaacatgcttctttggccttaaatttgctatatttaaatcccctcttattactattcgatgccgtgatatgtgtgttaagttttttcagagattacagggcaggaatggcttagagaatggaatgGAAGCAtggaaaagtggaaggaatacaagaaattgaaggaactgataaagctgtccagcctgacctcttggtactaaatcgacaaTAACTTGAGCAACAGAGATCCAAATcacgcggttttagttgcgttggaaagctaacattcggggcttcgcaatgatatataatttgccatagcttttCTGAAGATAGGTGACGCACACGCATGAATTTGCCgcatgctggacgtatcagaaatcactgggggtaatttctgggctatttttgacccagtttttggcccagaaaacacagattagaggctataaagtgggaaaatgcatcTATTCATagagacaacattcattattcacaattttagttttagatgtagtttttctagagagagagagagaggctctctcatctctcttagtttttaggatttaggatttctcttaggttaggtttacttcttcttcattccaggttcaatgttcctttactttggtttctcttctatttttatttattctattactttgatttatgaattctcatgttagatttgattttatatttaatataaattgagctatttcagatttaagattgctttcttttatttatgttatggatgcttttaatttaatttagatttcttctcccttttctttGGTTGAGTAactggtgacacttgagttatcaaactcagctgttgattgaaaattgaaatttgatgattgatttggatccctctaaagctagtttttctataggagttgactaggacttgaggaatcaaattgattagtccacttgactttttcctttatttagtaagggttaactaagtgggagcaataaacaattctcatcacacctgataaggataattaggatgggatttccagttcttataccttgcaatggttttcataataattaatttactttattgttaatttatttccttgttccctatttcaaaaacccaaaaatatacatttttccataaccaataataaatcatacttccctgcaattccttgagagatgacccgaggtttcaatacttcggttataaattttattgagtttgctttagtgacaccaaaacttttgtacgaaaggattctctgttggtttaggaactatacttacaacgtgattatttctaTGAAactctttactagcaaaaatcctctcATCAGGATCCTCTATAGAAGCACGCGCGCAGGAAATTTTGTCGCTATATTCCGTATAGGGATGAGAGAACTCTTTTGGATGGGCCGATACGTTGGTAGGATCGACACCCTGCTTGCGGCCGCCGATGCGGGCGATGTCCAAGCGCGCTACATGTGTGTGATGCTGCTACTTTGCCTGGTGTTAAGCACGAGGCAGACGCTAGCAGGGGGGTTGAACTGTATGCCAGCGTACTGGCTTTTGGAAAAATCAAAATGTGTAGAGAACTCTTCGGGCAGATGTTCACAAATCCGCTGATTGGGGTGAACTCGTCAGATCCAGGGAAGCCCGTCGTCTGCCGGTCAAGCGTGTGCCCGACCCGCGGGACCATGGGTGCCGCCAACGATTTGTCGAGTGTGTCGTGCGTCTGTTTCCTTGCAGAGTTTGAGGTGTTGCATTTCTTTAGTCTGTTTACGTTCAAATGAAGCTTCGTTGTAACCaaatttgaatgtattttattgCTAATGATTCGGGTGGTTGAGTTTGGTGGCTTTGTAAATTCCCACTTTTGTGGGTCAAGCAAGTGACATATTCGAACTAATGCATATCACCATGTTTTAAATGCTCACACACATAACCTTCGATAGAAGCACTATTTCATAACTTTTTTTTGGACTTGGAAGCACTATTTCATAACTTGATTAGCTAATAGGCCatgccaaataaaaaaaaaacaaacagacCAGAACATTACAATATTAGTGTTGGGCCTAAACAGTACAATGCTAGACCTGAATAGTACAATACCACATACACTGCCAGGGAGGAGTGGGTTCGGTTTACAGTGACTCCATCCCGTTGTTGCACTGACCCCTAAGACCTGGGACATTACCTGTCCAGCAAAATGTCGGCCAGCTACCGTATGATTTCTCCCAGTTGAGTCTTGAGTTCCTGTCTCTCTCTTGATCTGGGATACACGATACTCGATCGATGCAACGGCCTGTTGTAGGTCCTCAATCGATTGGCTGGCTGCAAGTGATATAACTTTGTTATCAACACATTGATACCGACGCAAGTAACTAGATGTGGGGGCGTCGCAAGAACAAATTTTTCGCTTACCAGATGCACTTGGTACTGCCGCGGGAGTCGTCGTCACCGTCGTATCGTGCCGTCCACCGTGAACAAATCGATTGAACTCCGGCGCCGGCGGGAGCTCGCTTTCCAGCCTCGGTACAGGCAAAGTCGTCGTCACTGTCGTATCGTGCCGTCCACTGTGAACGACTCGATTGAACTCCGACTCCGGTGAGAGCTTGCTGCCCAGCCCCAGAACAGGCGATGCAGTCATCTGGAAGTAGTCATTCCAGGCATTCACGGCCTCTTGGTAACTCCGATAACGAAGAAGCAGGTTCTGTGGAAAGCCATCCACCTGAGCCGATGCCATCTCGCAGTTGGGGTATATTTCGGGTATCTTCCCTCTAAAGACGACGTACCACCCACCTTCTGTTCACATTGTCATCCGACTGTTAGAGGAGATCTGGTAGACCTTGCAAAGGGAGAGGTGGTTAGGCTTGATGGTGGAATACAGTTTATGGATTTTTCTCTCACCTGGAGACTAAGAAATGGAATAGTAAACAAATAAAGCAACCAAAATGGTGCAACAGCAGTCGAGGTTTACCTGCATGCAGACCCTATGTTCAGGAGTAGGGGTGCAGGGACTCTAGGTACAGGAATAGGGGTGTACTTGCACAagcaaataaaaaagtaataacaTTTGTTTTATTCACCGCTATTAATTTCAatgaaattattatatttttaaaattaattttgatcaaGAATTAATTCCCATTATAAATTGCAATCGAgtgaactttttaattttaatatggagaGAGTGTTGGTGTTtagtattgtaaaataaataactaatgaagatataataaatataaagtaaataaGTATAAATAGAATACTCTAATTTTAATATCCACCAATATAATTatcttaatataataataaaagaaacttATATATTTACTACTCTTATATATTAGTAGCGTATGAAGGAGGGAGGAGAAAAGTTTAATATAAAGAGAGAAAGAATTGCTTTTTGGTTTACTCTTacatttttaactttatttaatgCTCATTTAATATACTTCATTCTTTAGAATATTAGCCCCACATAGAAAATGGGCATCCGCCTCATGCTTTATCACAACATATAGCAAGGTTATGGAGGGAATTTATGGGTTCCCAGTTAAATACGATAAATGCTTTTTtaatcaatataattattatactaTCTGAACGCATCGCTAAATGAAGAAAACATCTAGGGAAACGTATGCGGTACTGAACCACAACCCCCCAACCCCTCCCCTCCAATGGCAGTATATTAAAAAGCAAAAATGCCACAAGGTCAGTTACAAATTCGTCTATCCTCTTTATAATCTCCAATAATCCCTCCATGAAGTCCTTGCAAATGGTCGGAAGTTCCCAAAAGAACATTAAGAAAGTGGACGTATTCGTTCAGCATGAATGCCTGCTGAATCTTCTTCCTTGCGAAATATGGTCTAGTATTGCCACGATGGTTACATCGAATTCGATTGAGGATTTGTTCAACATGCAGGTGACGTGTAAGGTGTTCATGGGTGCGGCGGGTTTAGACACTGTATACAAGCATGCAACGATGTCGTATAAACCGTTAGCATGCTTTTTACTTCACCTCGACGGGCCTGAAAGGAGATTCCTTGATTGCAGCGTGGAAGTAGGAAATGTGGATGCTATACTCCGACATCAGTTCACGGAGTATCTCCGGTTTGGCCGACGTGACAAAGGGATGGAACTGCTTGCTATGGCCTCAACGGAGGGCAGCGTCGAAGCAGGTTACCTGTGTTCCGTGTTGCTAATGTCTGATCACGAAGACGAGGAAGACGTGCAAAGGGGTGTTCAAATGATGGAGGTTTATCGTATTTCTGGGCAACTTAAGAGCTACACCAATTTCTTGAGGGACATTTGCAAATATACCACGGTGCTCTTAAAAGAAATGTTTAAACGCAACTGAACGACCGTGACTGTTTACCACTCTTGCCAATTCTCCCCCGACTGTACTGTTGTGGATTTATCTTTATGTAATCCTCCAATACAGTGGCTAGCAAATGCCGGTTTGTTATGATCCTTTATTAACCCCTTGATATGCATACTAATgctgtaatttattttattttattttattttatttgttaaaaaactGTCAGTTTGAtcaattaatttatcataattatGTGGATGGCACACACGACTCAATTAATGCGTATCTTGAGTGGGATATGATCTGAACTCTGTACAGAAGACTGTTTAATCAATCAAATCACCACTAATAACTTCAatgaatttattatatttttagacTTAATTTTTATCAAGAATTAATTCCCATTATAAATTGTTATCCAgtgaactttttaattttaatatcaaaaGAGGGTTGGTGTATACTGTATAACAAGGTTATGGAGGGAATTGTAATATGTGTTTTCAGTTAAATAGGATAtatgttttttaattaatataattataattatactatcgCGATAAGTACAAATTatactataataatatataacagCTAACAAAAGTGCCTGTCCATGTATTAATGCCTGGTTTTATCTGGACACATCTGTAAATGAAGAAAACATCTAAGGAAACATATGCGATACTGAGCCacacccctcccccctcccccctaATGGCAGTATGGCCAgtatattaaaaatcaaaatgcCACAAGGTCATTTACAAATTCGTCTATCCTCTGTATAATCTCCAACAATCCCTCCACGAAGTCCTTGCAAATGGCCGGAAGTTCCCAAAAGGATAGAAAGAATGTGGACGTATCCGTTCAGCAAGAATGTCCGTTGAATCTTCTTCCTCGCGAAATATGGTCGAGTATTGCACGATGGTTGCATCGAATTCGATTGGGATTCTGTTCAACATGCAGGCGAGTTGCAGGTTATTTGCAGCTATATGCAATTCCGACGCCGTGTACAGGCATGCCTTGGTGTTGGTCTTGCCGTTTGCTTGCTTCCTAGACTACTATGGGCGACTTGCAATGAGATTTCTGTGTCGATTCTCCACAGCGCGGAATCCGGCCGCTCTGTTCTGGATCGGGATGGCTAATTTATTCTTCAATGGCCACCGCAGAGGTGGTATACGACCCTGATCGAGGCAGAAGAGTTGGGCGATGTGGAGGCCTGTTGCCTCTCTGCGATGCTGCTATTGTCGCTTGATGACAGGGACAAGGATGAGATCCACCGTGGATTCAAATTTTTCGGTGTGGTCCATCAGTCCGATGCAGTCGAAAGGTGCAGAGAAATGTTCACGCAGGTCTTCACCGGCTCGTGGTCGGAGATAAACCCGGCGGACCCAGAAGAGCTCGTGTTATGCCGTTCCGGCAGTTGCCGTACCCGCGGAGCCGTGGATGTTGCAAGCGATTTGTCCAAGAGGTGCGGAAGTTCTTGGGGATTGTTTACGTGTAAGAAGTTTTCTAAACCCCGATGATGGAGGTGCTGATCATGCTCCGTGCGTGCATTGTCGGGCACACTATGAGTTGCTATTTTGTAGttatgttattattatatatcattttatGCCAATTAATAGATAATTTTGTGCGCTACTTTTT
This genomic window contains:
- the LOC112779600 gene encoding uncharacterized protein, producing the protein MVTSNSIEDLFNMQVTCKVFMGAAGLDTVYKHATMSYKPLACFLLHLDGPERRFLDCSVEVGNVDAILRHQFTEYLRFGRRDKGMELLAMASTEGSVEAGYLCSVLLMSDHEDEEDVQRGVQMMEVYRISGQLKSYTNFLRDICKYTTVLLKEMFKRN